The following coding sequences lie in one Variovorax terrae genomic window:
- the mfd gene encoding transcription-repair coupling factor, with protein MDLPKLTAGKRYTLPRPAGSADALLLAALGEREKAARKRTAIVTADAIDAQRLIDEIAFFAPQLRCALFPDWETLPYDTFSPHQDLISERLATLWRISQHEADVVIVPATTALYRLAPPAFLAGYTFHFKARQKLDEARLKAQLTLAGYSHVTQVVSPGEYAVRGGLIDLFPMGSPVPYRVDLFDDEIDSIRTFDPDSQRSLYPVPEVRLLPGREFPMDDEARAKFRGRWRELLEGDPTKSRIYKDMGNGVATAGIEYYLPLFFDDTATVFDYLGADATVVLHGDLEPAFQRFWQDTRDRYRLVQGDPERPVLPPEALFLGTEQFYARANAHAQLAIRPAVEDVADNAHFQKLGELSVLRGAEEPLARLKEHVRNTAHRVLLLAESDGRRESLLDFLRASHVGPPAFDSLAEFQSSDEKLGIATAALTVGFSWLEDGIDFVTETELFAAGPTTRRRKKQEQVSDVEALIKDLSELNVGDPVVHSAHGIGRYKGLINMDLGQGSSEFLHLEYADKATLYVPVSQLHQISRYTGVSADEAPLHKLGSGQWEKARRKAAEQVRDSAAELLNIYARRAAREGHAFRYSPQDYEIFANDFGFDETADQRAAIHAVIQDMISPRPMDRLVCGDVGFGKTEVALRAAFVAVTGGRQVAFLAPTTLLAEQHYQTLVDRFAKWPVKVAEVSRFRSGKEISAAIKGIADGGVDIVVGTHKLLSESTKFKNLGLLIIDEEHRFGVRHKEAMKALRAEVDVLTLTATPIPRTLGMALEGLRDLSVIATAPQRRLAIKTFVRNEGNGVIREAVLRELKRGGQIYFLHNEVETIENRRQKLEEILPEARIAVAHGQMPERELERVMRDFVAQRHNLLLCSTIIETGIDVPTANTIVISRADKFGLAQLHQLRGRVGRSHHQAYAYLMVPDTEGLTKHASQRLDAIQQMEELGSGFYLAMHDLEIRGAGEVLGENQSGNMMEVGFQLYNEMLSEAVRSLKAGKEPDLLSPLSVTTEINLHAPALLPDDYCGDVHLRLSFYKKLATARTTDQIDTLLEEIVDRFGKLPPQAQTLIDVHRLRVIARPYGVVKVDAAPGLINITFRPNPPIDSMRIIELIQKNRHIKLAGNEKLRIERELKEPKDRAQMVRDVLRSLGQPQTETTTA; from the coding sequence ATGGACTTACCAAAACTTACGGCCGGCAAACGCTACACCCTGCCCCGCCCCGCGGGCTCGGCGGATGCCCTGCTGCTCGCGGCGCTTGGCGAGCGCGAGAAGGCTGCGCGCAAGCGCACCGCCATCGTCACGGCAGACGCCATTGATGCGCAGCGGCTGATCGACGAAATCGCCTTCTTCGCGCCACAGCTGCGCTGCGCGCTGTTCCCCGACTGGGAGACGCTGCCCTACGACACCTTCTCGCCGCACCAGGACCTGATTTCCGAGCGGCTGGCTACGCTCTGGCGCATCAGCCAGCACGAGGCCGACGTCGTGATCGTGCCGGCCACCACCGCGCTGTACCGCCTGGCGCCGCCGGCCTTCCTGGCGGGCTACACCTTCCATTTCAAGGCCCGGCAGAAGCTCGACGAGGCCCGGCTCAAGGCCCAGTTGACCCTGGCCGGCTACAGCCACGTGACGCAGGTGGTGAGCCCCGGCGAGTACGCGGTGCGCGGCGGCCTGATCGACCTGTTCCCGATGGGCTCGCCCGTGCCCTACCGGGTCGACCTGTTCGACGACGAGATCGACAGCATCCGCACCTTCGACCCTGACAGCCAGCGCAGCCTCTACCCCGTGCCCGAGGTGCGCCTGCTGCCCGGGCGCGAATTCCCGATGGACGACGAGGCGCGCGCCAAATTCCGCGGCCGCTGGCGCGAGCTGCTCGAAGGCGATCCGACCAAGAGCCGCATCTACAAGGACATGGGCAACGGCGTGGCCACGGCGGGCATCGAGTATTACCTGCCGCTGTTCTTTGACGACACGGCCACGGTGTTCGACTACCTCGGCGCCGACGCCACCGTGGTGCTGCACGGCGACCTGGAGCCGGCCTTCCAGCGCTTCTGGCAGGACACCCGGGACCGCTACCGCCTGGTGCAGGGCGACCCCGAGCGCCCGGTGCTGCCGCCCGAGGCCCTGTTTCTCGGCACCGAGCAGTTCTACGCGCGGGCCAATGCCCATGCGCAGCTCGCGATCCGGCCCGCCGTCGAGGACGTGGCCGACAACGCCCATTTCCAGAAGCTGGGCGAGCTGTCGGTGCTGCGCGGCGCCGAGGAGCCGCTGGCGCGCCTGAAGGAGCATGTGCGCAACACCGCGCACCGCGTGCTGCTGCTGGCCGAGAGCGACGGCCGGCGCGAGAGCCTGCTCGACTTCCTGCGCGCCAGCCATGTCGGCCCGCCGGCCTTCGACTCGCTGGCCGAGTTCCAGTCCAGCGACGAGAAGCTCGGCATCGCCACCGCCGCGCTCACGGTCGGCTTCAGCTGGCTCGAGGACGGCATCGACTTCGTGACCGAGACCGAGCTCTTCGCCGCCGGCCCAACCACGCGCCGGCGCAAGAAGCAGGAGCAGGTCAGCGACGTCGAGGCCCTGATCAAGGACCTGTCGGAGCTCAACGTCGGCGACCCGGTGGTCCATTCGGCCCACGGCATCGGCCGCTACAAGGGCCTGATCAACATGGACCTGGGCCAGGGTTCGAGCGAATTCCTGCACCTGGAATACGCCGACAAGGCCACGCTCTACGTGCCGGTGAGCCAGCTGCACCAGATCAGCCGCTACACCGGCGTCAGCGCCGACGAGGCGCCGCTGCACAAGCTCGGCTCGGGCCAGTGGGAGAAAGCCAGGCGCAAGGCCGCCGAGCAGGTGCGCGACTCCGCCGCCGAGCTGCTCAACATCTACGCGCGCCGGGCCGCGCGGGAAGGCCACGCGTTCCGATACTCGCCTCAGGACTACGAAATCTTCGCCAACGATTTCGGCTTCGACGAAACCGCCGACCAGCGCGCCGCCATCCATGCCGTGATCCAGGACATGATCTCGCCGCGCCCGATGGACCGGCTGGTCTGCGGCGACGTGGGCTTCGGCAAGACCGAGGTGGCCCTGCGCGCGGCCTTCGTTGCCGTCACCGGCGGCCGCCAGGTGGCCTTCCTCGCGCCCACCACGCTGCTGGCCGAGCAGCACTACCAGACGCTGGTGGACCGCTTTGCCAAGTGGCCCGTGAAGGTGGCCGAGGTCTCACGCTTCCGCTCGGGCAAGGAGATCAGCGCCGCCATCAAGGGCATCGCCGACGGCGGCGTGGACATCGTGGTGGGCACGCACAAGCTGCTGTCCGAATCCACCAAGTTCAAGAACCTGGGCCTGCTCATCATCGACGAGGAGCACCGCTTCGGCGTGCGCCACAAGGAAGCCATGAAGGCGCTGCGCGCCGAGGTCGACGTGCTCACGCTCACCGCCACGCCGATCCCGCGCACGCTGGGCATGGCGCTCGAAGGCCTGCGCGACCTCTCGGTGATCGCCACCGCGCCGCAGCGCCGGCTGGCGATCAAGACCTTCGTGCGCAACGAAGGCAACGGCGTGATCCGCGAGGCCGTGCTGCGCGAGCTCAAGCGCGGCGGCCAGATCTACTTCCTGCACAACGAGGTCGAGACCATCGAGAACCGGCGCCAGAAGCTCGAAGAGATCCTGCCCGAGGCCCGCATCGCCGTGGCCCATGGCCAGATGCCCGAGCGCGAGCTGGAGCGCGTGATGCGCGACTTCGTGGCGCAGCGCCACAACCTGCTGCTGTGCTCCACCATCATCGAAACCGGCATCGACGTGCCCACGGCCAACACCATCGTGATCAGCCGCGCCGACAAGTTCGGCCTGGCGCAGCTGCACCAGCTGCGCGGCCGCGTCGGGCGCAGCCACCACCAAGCCTACGCCTACCTGATGGTGCCCGACACCGAAGGGCTGACCAAGCATGCCAGCCAGCGGCTGGATGCGATCCAGCAGATGGAGGAACTGGGCTCCGGCTTCTACCTCGCGATGCACGACCTGGAGATCCGCGGCGCCGGCGAGGTGCTGGGCGAGAACCAGAGCGGCAACATGATGGAGGTCGGCTTCCAGCTCTACAACGAGATGCTGTCCGAAGCCGTGCGCTCACTCAAGGCCGGCAAGGAGCCCGACCTGCTGAGCCCGCTGTCGGTCACCACCGAGATCAACCTGCACGCGCCCGCGCTGCTGCCCGACGACTACTGCGGCGACGTGCACCTGCGCCTGTCGTTCTACAAGAAGCTCGCCACGGCGAGGACCACCGACCAGATCGACACGCTGCTCGAGGAGATCGTGGACCGCTTCGGCAAGCTGCCGCCGCAGGCGCAGACGCTGATCGACGTGCACCGCCTGCGCGTCATCGCCCGGCCCTACGGCGTGGTGAAGGTCGATGCGGCGCCGGGGCTGATCAACATCACCTTCCGGCCCAACCCGCCGATCGACTCGATGCGCATCATCGAGCTGATCCAGAAAAACCGCCACATCAAGCTGGCCGGCAACGAAAAACTGCGCATCGAGCGCGAACTCAAGGAGCCCAAGGACCGCGCCCAGATGGTGCGCGACGTGCTGCGCTCGCTCGGACAACCCCAAACGGAAACCACCACCGCATGA
- a CDS encoding sensor histidine kinase: MIHTASTHIDATGPAPLETAPAPLESRPRVGLSLFWRTFFLLALLLIGSIVAWLQTFRALEFEPRAIQTAHQIASLVNLSRAALVHSDAIARVSLIKTLADQEGVGIVPREPGDKFAPFDSDAQEQRITEELTARLGPGTVVSSGVNGVPGLWVGFAIDGDAYWLLMDRARFTPVGGKTWLIWLMTAAALSLAGAALIARLINRPLKQLSFAASRVRDGDFDASRLDERAVTSEIREVNIGFNRMAQQLAKIEQDRAVMLAGISHDLRTPLARLRLETEMSVADPDARDHMAADITQLDAIIDKFLDYARPDHTELKPVPLNEVIEACLYSIQDHEDMRINLDVSPGLHVLADEVELARVIANLLENARRYGKTPETGIAVVDIAAKTRGDWVLLKVRDHGMGVSQEALPNLVKPFFRGDAARTAATGAGLGLAIVDKTVQRMGGIFALVNTTSGGLAAHIKLKKAVLPSS, translated from the coding sequence TTGATCCACACCGCCTCAACCCACATCGACGCCACCGGACCGGCTCCGCTGGAGACGGCGCCTGCGCCGCTCGAATCGCGGCCCCGCGTCGGCCTGAGCCTGTTCTGGCGCACCTTCTTCCTGCTCGCCCTGCTGCTGATCGGCAGCATCGTGGCCTGGCTGCAGACCTTCCGCGCGCTCGAATTCGAGCCGCGCGCGATCCAGACCGCGCACCAGATCGCCTCGCTGGTCAACCTCAGCCGCGCCGCGCTGGTGCACTCGGACGCGATTGCCCGGGTGTCGCTGATCAAGACGCTGGCTGACCAGGAAGGCGTGGGCATCGTGCCGCGCGAGCCCGGCGACAAGTTCGCGCCGTTCGACAGCGATGCCCAGGAGCAGCGCATCACCGAGGAACTCACCGCGCGCCTGGGTCCCGGCACCGTGGTCTCCAGTGGCGTCAATGGCGTGCCCGGCCTGTGGGTCGGCTTTGCCATCGACGGCGATGCCTACTGGCTGCTGATGGACCGCGCCCGCTTCACGCCGGTGGGCGGCAAGACCTGGCTGATCTGGCTGATGACGGCGGCCGCGCTGTCGCTGGCCGGCGCGGCCCTGATCGCGCGGCTGATCAACCGGCCGCTCAAGCAGCTCTCGTTCGCCGCCAGCCGGGTGCGCGACGGCGACTTCGACGCCAGCCGGCTCGACGAGCGGGCCGTGACCAGCGAAATCCGCGAGGTCAACATCGGCTTCAACCGCATGGCCCAGCAGCTCGCCAAGATCGAGCAGGACCGCGCCGTGATGCTGGCCGGCATCTCCCACGACCTGCGCACGCCGCTGGCGCGCCTGCGGCTGGAAACCGAGATGAGCGTGGCCGACCCCGATGCGCGCGACCACATGGCCGCGGACATCACCCAGCTCGACGCCATCATCGACAAGTTCCTCGACTACGCACGCCCCGACCACACCGAGCTCAAGCCGGTGCCGCTCAACGAGGTGATCGAGGCCTGCCTCTATTCCATCCAGGACCACGAGGACATGCGGATCAACCTCGACGTGTCCCCCGGCCTCCATGTGCTGGCCGACGAGGTGGAGCTGGCGCGCGTGATCGCCAACCTGCTGGAGAATGCCCGCCGCTACGGCAAGACGCCGGAGACCGGCATCGCGGTGGTGGACATCGCCGCCAAGACGCGCGGCGACTGGGTGCTGCTCAAGGTGCGCGACCACGGCATGGGCGTGTCGCAGGAGGCCCTGCCGAACCTGGTCAAGCCGTTCTTCCGCGGCGACGCGGCGCGCACCGCCGCCACCGGCGCCGGGCTGGGCCTGGCCATCGTCGACAAGACGGTGCAGCGCATGGGCGGCATTTTCGCCCTGGTCAACACCACCTCGGGCGGGCTGGCGGCGCACATCAAGCTGAAGAAGGCGGTTTTGCCCAGTTCATGA
- the ispD gene encoding 2-C-methyl-D-erythritol 4-phosphate cytidylyltransferase, which translates to MSLLATVAGTPASPRFFALIPCAGTGSRAGTAQPKQYQPLAGLPMVLHTLAAFAAVPRLARCLVVVAPGDRFLDHPDASFSIADCGGATRALSVLNGLGQLAALGAEPQDWVLVHDAARCLVTPRQIEALIDACEHDAVGGLLAHKLPDTLKREAGGRVAATIDRSDKWLAQTPQMFRLGALAAALEQAGPAVTDEAGAMEAAGLQPRLVPGGAQNFKVTYPEDFALAEAVLRSRQP; encoded by the coding sequence ATGTCCTTGCTTGCAACAGTCGCCGGTACCCCGGCATCCCCCCGTTTTTTTGCCCTGATTCCCTGCGCGGGCACGGGCTCGCGCGCGGGCACCGCGCAGCCCAAACAGTACCAGCCGCTGGCCGGCCTGCCGATGGTGCTGCACACGCTCGCGGCGTTCGCGGCCGTGCCGCGCCTGGCGCGCTGCCTGGTGGTGGTGGCCCCCGGCGACCGCTTCCTGGACCACCCGGACGCCTCGTTTTCGATCGCGGACTGCGGCGGCGCAACGCGCGCCCTGAGCGTCCTGAACGGCCTGGGGCAACTGGCGGCGCTGGGCGCCGAGCCGCAGGACTGGGTGCTGGTGCACGATGCCGCGCGCTGCCTGGTCACGCCACGGCAGATCGAGGCCTTGATCGATGCCTGCGAGCATGACGCCGTGGGCGGGCTGCTCGCACACAAGCTGCCCGACACGCTCAAGCGCGAGGCTGGCGGGCGCGTGGCGGCCACCATCGACCGCAGCGACAAGTGGCTGGCGCAGACGCCGCAGATGTTCCGGCTCGGCGCGCTGGCGGCGGCCCTCGAGCAGGCCGGCCCGGCCGTGACCGACGAGGCCGGCGCCATGGAGGCCGCCGGCCTGCAGCCCCGGCTGGTGCCCGGCGGCGCCCAGAATTTCAAAGTGACCTATCCTGAGGACTTCGCACTGGCCGAAGCCGTGCTGAGGAGCCGACAGCCATGA
- the serB gene encoding phosphoserine phosphatase SerB, giving the protein MTSSREIAPGLVIQGFTPPLNLKDFKLIAFDMDSTLINIECVDEIADAAGRKAEVAAITEAAMRGEITDYKESLRQRVALLKGVTVAHMQQVYEQRLQLNPGAAELVAACQRAGLKVLLVSGGFTFFTDRIRDRLGIDYTRSNVLEVQDGALTGQMVDQPWGDICDGAEKRRMLLETCTRLGIAPKQAIAMGDGANDLPMMGEAGLSVAYHAKPRVREQAMVAINSGGLDRLLEIVR; this is encoded by the coding sequence ATGACCTCCTCCCGCGAAATTGCCCCGGGCCTCGTGATCCAGGGCTTCACCCCGCCGCTGAACCTGAAGGACTTCAAGCTGATCGCCTTCGACATGGACTCCACGCTGATCAACATCGAGTGCGTGGACGAGATCGCCGATGCCGCGGGCCGCAAGGCCGAGGTGGCCGCCATCACCGAGGCCGCGATGCGCGGCGAGATCACCGACTACAAAGAAAGCCTGCGCCAGCGCGTGGCCCTGCTCAAGGGTGTCACCGTGGCCCACATGCAGCAGGTCTACGAGCAGCGCCTGCAGCTCAACCCGGGCGCCGCCGAGCTGGTGGCTGCCTGCCAGCGCGCCGGCCTGAAGGTGCTGCTGGTCTCGGGCGGCTTCACCTTCTTCACCGACCGCATCCGCGACCGCCTGGGGATCGACTACACGCGCTCCAACGTCCTGGAGGTGCAGGACGGCGCGCTCACCGGCCAGATGGTGGACCAGCCCTGGGGCGACATCTGCGACGGCGCGGAGAAGCGCAGGATGCTGCTCGAAACCTGCACGCGGCTGGGCATTGCACCGAAGCAGGCCATCGCCATGGGCGATGGCGCCAACGACCTGCCGATGATGGGCGAGGCCGGCCTGTCGGTCGCCTATCACGCCAAGCCCCGGGTGCGCGAGCAGGCCATGGTGGCCATCAACAGCGGCGGGCTGGACCGGCTGCTCGAGATCGTGCGCTGA
- a CDS encoding DUF1501 domain-containing protein — MKRRDVLNLFSSATGAALLGTHAPGWAQAVQQRATGATDRILVLIELKGGNDGLNMVVPYTDDTYYQLRSSIAIARDSVIRIDSRMGLHPDLQALVPLWEKDELAIVQGVGYPQANLSHFRSIEIWETASRSGEYLADGWVARAMKAGYGRDVHFAAEGVLIGLNDFGPLAGARAVTLYNPEAFVNQARFAMPGHASGNPALQHLLRVENDVSEAAQALRGEKFAFATEFPANGFGSSVRAAAQVVATQRGKAGVPVIVLTLGSFDTHQGQLGIQAGLLRQLGEGLAALRSSLTELGAWDRTLVMTFSEFGRRARQNQSNGTDHGTVAPHFVAGGAVRGGLYGPAPELTRLDGTQNLYYSTDFRQLYATVARDWWGVNPDNVVRGRFEPVGFLRT, encoded by the coding sequence ATGAAACGCCGCGACGTCCTGAACCTGTTTTCCAGCGCCACCGGCGCGGCCCTGCTGGGCACCCATGCGCCCGGCTGGGCACAGGCCGTGCAGCAGCGCGCGACCGGCGCGACCGACCGCATCCTGGTCCTGATCGAGCTCAAGGGCGGCAACGACGGCCTGAACATGGTCGTACCCTATACCGACGACACCTACTACCAGCTGCGCAGCAGCATCGCGATTGCGCGCGACAGCGTGATCCGCATCGACTCGCGCATGGGCCTGCATCCCGATCTCCAGGCCCTGGTGCCGCTGTGGGAGAAAGACGAGCTGGCCATCGTGCAGGGCGTGGGCTACCCGCAGGCCAACCTGTCGCACTTCCGCTCGATCGAGATCTGGGAAACCGCGTCCCGGTCCGGCGAATACCTGGCCGATGGCTGGGTGGCGCGGGCCATGAAGGCCGGCTACGGCCGCGACGTCCATTTCGCCGCCGAGGGCGTGCTGATCGGCCTGAATGATTTCGGGCCCCTGGCGGGCGCGCGCGCGGTCACGCTCTACAACCCGGAGGCGTTCGTCAACCAAGCCCGCTTCGCCATGCCCGGCCATGCCAGCGGCAACCCGGCCTTGCAGCATCTGCTGCGGGTGGAGAACGACGTGAGCGAGGCCGCGCAGGCGCTGCGCGGCGAGAAATTTGCGTTCGCCACGGAATTTCCGGCCAATGGCTTTGGCAGCAGCGTGCGCGCCGCGGCGCAAGTGGTGGCCACGCAGCGCGGCAAGGCGGGGGTGCCGGTGATCGTGCTCACGCTCGGCAGCTTCGACACGCACCAGGGCCAGCTGGGCATCCAGGCGGGCCTGCTCAGGCAACTGGGCGAGGGCCTGGCGGCGCTCAGGAGCAGCCTGACGGAACTCGGCGCCTGGGACCGCACGCTGGTCATGACCTTCTCGGAGTTCGGGCGCCGGGCGCGCCAGAACCAGAGCAATGGCACCGACCATGGCACCGTGGCGCCTCATTTCGTGGCCGGCGGTGCCGTGCGCGGCGGCCTGTATGGCCCCGCGCCCGAGCTGACGCGGCTGGATGGCACGCAGAATCTGTACTACAGCACGGACTTCCGCCAGCTCTATGCCACCGTGGCGCGGGACTGGTGGGGAGTCAACCCCGACAATGTAGTGCGCGGCCGGTTCGAGCCGGTCGGTTTTTTAAGAACCTGA
- a CDS encoding DUF1800 domain-containing protein, whose amino-acid sequence MTPARVMAALLLAAGMAAAQAAPRAMTQAEARHLLVRTGFAPTQAEVDRIAGQDAQRVVADLVARAQAARPLYPPPDFVSEPPPIPNTLLKSKEEQLAMRQQQLRESLELKTWWMREMIETPTPLAERMVLFWHNHFATSQQKVFRSQAMWHQHQVLRAEALGNFRRLLHGVAKDPAMLVYLDGANSRKEAPNENFAREVMELFTLGEASQGGGYSEQDIKEAARAFTGWSIEYADFSYRFRPALHDNGNKTVLGQSGNFDGDAVLDVMLEQPAAARFITAKLWKEFVSPVPEAREVERIAQDFRASGYDIATAVRELLLSPAFWAPANRGSLIKSPVDLVVGTVRQFGFSYTDTMPFVLKSAQLGQNLLVPPNVKGWPGYTEWINTATLLERKRFTEQLFRAVELRGESKEPPIAMGPGGRMLPGDGSAMMQNAAAGPGAPRLPGRDGIMRVAEGMAKITFDPEQWLSQYGGHADREPSDELKARLARTLLAVPATHDIAPGTVGVAYLRTLTLDPAYQLK is encoded by the coding sequence GTGACGCCGGCCCGGGTCATGGCCGCGCTGCTGCTGGCCGCCGGCATGGCGGCGGCGCAGGCCGCTCCCCGGGCCATGACTCAGGCGGAAGCCCGCCACCTGCTCGTGCGCACCGGGTTTGCACCGACGCAGGCCGAGGTCGACCGCATCGCCGGGCAGGATGCGCAGCGCGTGGTGGCCGATCTGGTGGCCCGCGCCCAGGCCGCCCGGCCGCTGTACCCGCCGCCGGATTTCGTGTCCGAGCCGCCGCCGATTCCCAACACGCTGCTCAAAAGCAAGGAAGAGCAGCTGGCCATGCGCCAGCAGCAGCTGCGCGAAAGCCTGGAGCTCAAGACCTGGTGGATGCGCGAGATGATCGAAACGCCGACGCCGCTGGCCGAGCGCATGGTGCTGTTCTGGCACAACCACTTTGCCACCTCGCAGCAGAAGGTGTTCCGCTCGCAGGCCATGTGGCACCAGCACCAGGTGCTGCGCGCCGAGGCCCTCGGCAATTTCCGGCGGCTGCTGCACGGCGTGGCGAAGGACCCGGCGATGCTGGTCTACCTCGACGGCGCCAACAGCCGCAAGGAAGCGCCCAACGAGAACTTCGCGCGCGAGGTGATGGAGCTGTTCACCCTCGGCGAGGCCAGCCAGGGCGGCGGCTACAGCGAGCAGGACATCAAGGAAGCCGCGCGCGCCTTCACCGGCTGGAGCATCGAGTACGCCGATTTCTCGTACCGCTTTCGCCCGGCACTCCACGACAACGGCAACAAGACGGTGCTGGGGCAGAGCGGCAACTTCGACGGCGATGCCGTGCTCGACGTGATGCTCGAGCAGCCGGCCGCGGCCCGTTTCATCACGGCCAAGCTCTGGAAGGAGTTCGTCTCGCCGGTGCCCGAGGCGCGCGAGGTGGAGCGCATTGCCCAGGATTTTCGCGCCAGCGGCTATGACATCGCGACCGCCGTGCGCGAGCTGCTGCTCAGCCCCGCGTTCTGGGCCCCGGCCAACCGCGGCAGCCTGATCAAGTCGCCGGTCGACCTGGTGGTGGGAACGGTGCGGCAGTTCGGCTTCAGCTATACCGACACCATGCCCTTCGTGCTGAAGTCGGCGCAGCTCGGCCAGAATCTGCTGGTGCCGCCCAACGTGAAGGGCTGGCCGGGCTACACCGAATGGATCAACACCGCCACCCTGCTGGAGCGCAAGCGCTTCACCGAGCAGCTGTTCCGCGCCGTGGAGCTGCGCGGCGAATCGAAGGAGCCGCCGATCGCCATGGGGCCGGGCGGGCGGATGCTGCCGGGCGATGGCAGCGCCATGATGCAGAACGCTGCGGCCGGCCCCGGCGCGCCGCGCCTGCCGGGCCGCGACGGCATCATGCGGGTGGCCGAGGGCATGGCGAAGATCACGTTCGATCCGGAGCAGTGGCTGTCCCAGTATGGCGGCCATGCGGACCGCGAGCCGTCCGATGAGCTGAAAGCGCGCCTGGCCCGGACGCTGCTGGCCGTGCCCGCAACGCACGACATCGCGCCCGGCACCGTGGGCGTGGCCTACCTGCGCACGCTCACGCTCGATCCCGCCTACCAGCTCAAATGA
- the ompR gene encoding two-component system response regulator OmpR, which translates to MTQTATRTDKILVVDDDARIRDLLRRYLTQEGFEVILAEDGKALNRIMLRETADLIVLDLMMPGEDGLSICRRLRAANDRTPIIMLTAKGEDVDRIVGLEVGADDYLGKPFNPRELLARVHAVLRRRPPQEAPGAPSTDNEVVNFGPFAFDLGARTLRKNGEELPLTTGEFAMLKALVRHPRQPLSREKLAQLARGREFEPFDRSLDVQVSRLRKLVELDAASPRYIQTVWGVGYVFVPDGAG; encoded by the coding sequence ATGACCCAAACTGCAACCCGCACCGACAAGATTCTGGTGGTGGACGATGACGCCCGCATTCGCGACTTGCTGCGCCGCTACCTGACGCAGGAGGGATTTGAAGTCATCCTGGCCGAGGATGGCAAGGCCCTGAACCGGATCATGTTGCGCGAAACCGCCGATCTGATCGTGCTGGACCTGATGATGCCCGGCGAAGACGGCCTCTCGATCTGCCGCCGCCTGCGTGCCGCCAACGACCGCACGCCCATCATCATGCTCACCGCCAAGGGCGAGGACGTGGACCGCATCGTGGGCCTCGAAGTCGGCGCCGACGACTACCTGGGCAAGCCGTTCAACCCCCGCGAGCTGCTGGCCCGCGTGCACGCCGTGCTGCGCCGCCGCCCGCCGCAGGAAGCGCCGGGCGCGCCTTCCACCGACAACGAGGTGGTCAATTTCGGCCCGTTCGCGTTCGACCTGGGCGCGCGCACGCTGCGCAAGAACGGCGAGGAGCTGCCGCTGACCACGGGCGAATTCGCCATGCTCAAGGCGCTGGTGCGCCATCCGCGCCAGCCGCTGTCGCGCGAAAAGCTGGCCCAGCTGGCGCGCGGGCGCGAGTTCGAGCCGTTCGACCGCAGCCTGGACGTGCAGGTCTCGCGCCTGCGCAAGCTGGTCGAGCTCGACGCCGCCTCGCCGCGTTATATTCAGACCGTCTGGGGCGTCGGCTACGTGTTTGTTCCGGACGGTGCGGGCTGA
- the ispF gene encoding 2-C-methyl-D-erythritol 2,4-cyclodiphosphate synthase: protein MNTPLNFRIGEGWDVHALVPGRRLVIGGVEIAHPLGLLGHSDADVLLHAITDALLGAAALGDIGTHFPDTDERFRGADSVALLVEAARRVGEAGWRIGNIDSTVTAQAPRLAPHIPAMRAAIAQALGLAPGQVNVKAKTAEKLGPVGQGLSIEARAVALLF, encoded by the coding sequence ATGAACACCCCCTTGAATTTCCGGATCGGCGAGGGCTGGGACGTGCATGCCCTGGTGCCGGGCCGCCGGCTCGTCATCGGCGGGGTGGAGATCGCCCATCCGCTGGGCCTGCTCGGCCATTCCGATGCCGACGTGCTGCTGCACGCCATCACCGATGCGCTGCTCGGCGCGGCGGCGCTGGGCGACATCGGCACCCATTTCCCTGACACCGACGAGCGTTTCCGCGGCGCGGATTCCGTGGCGCTGCTGGTCGAGGCCGCGCGGCGCGTGGGCGAGGCGGGCTGGCGCATCGGCAACATCGACAGCACGGTGACGGCGCAGGCGCCCCGGCTGGCGCCCCATATCCCGGCCATGCGCGCGGCGATCGCCCAGGCGCTGGGGCTGGCGCCGGGCCAGGTCAACGTGAAAGCCAAGACGGCCGAGAAGCTGGGGCCCGTGGGGCAGGGCCTGAGCATCGAGGCGCGTGCCGTTGCACTATTGTTTTGA